CGGGTGGAGCCCGGACCACGCCCCCCAAAGGACGATGGCGAATGCCGCGAAGACGAACTTCCTCATAAAAGCCCTTCCCCCTTGAGTTTCTCGTATTCCAGAGGGTGCTCCTCCCGCAGCCACTCGACCGAAACCTTCCCGGTGAGCCACGCGGGGTTCATCGGGAAGACGGACGGGTGGAGGTGCACGTTGTAGAGGTGCCACAGGAACAGGATCACGAATCCCAGGAGCCCCTGGTAGCCGTGGATGATGATCGCCAGGTCGAGCGCGAACTTCGGGAAGACGACCATCGCGTACTCCTCCCCCCACAGCATGAAGCCCGTGACCGCGATGAGGACGGTGCCGATCGACGCCCCCCAGTACTGGAACTTCTCCTTGTAGCCGTACTTCCCGAAGCGGGGGTATTCGTCCGCCGTGCCGAGGTTGTACCGCAGGGACTGCAGGAAGTCGTCGATGTCGCGCCGGGTGATGAGGATGTCCCGGAACTCCTTCCGGCCCTCGGCGGAGAGGAACATGTAGAAGAGGTGGTGCAGAACGTTCGCCA
This DNA window, taken from Deltaproteobacteria bacterium, encodes the following:
- a CDS encoding cytochrome b/b6 domain-containing protein; translated protein: MSRDDLASGQVIRMSLLFRVQHMILTVLLLVLAVTGFALMYHENALAQAIIRMEGGVHNRGIIHRIAAVLLMANVLHHLFYMFLSAEGRKEFRDILITRRDIDDFLQSLRYNLGTADEYPRFGKYGYKEKFQYWGASIGTVLIAVTGFMLWGEEYAMVVFPKFALDLAIIIHGYQGLLGFVILFLWHLYNVHLHPSVFPMNPAWLTGKVSVEWLREEHPLEYEKLKGEGLL